A window of Xiphophorus hellerii strain 12219 chromosome 19, Xiphophorus_hellerii-4.1, whole genome shotgun sequence contains these coding sequences:
- the ankrd9 gene encoding LOW QUALITY PROTEIN: ankyrin repeat domain-containing protein 9 (The sequence of the model RefSeq protein was modified relative to this genomic sequence to represent the inferred CDS: inserted 2 bases in 1 codon) → MELHEGGAPHSFQAIKVCGNEREVWTLETHQLFLQSSQGDATRFLPPEADXLLCAVMPWLRSSSSSSSSSEQCLSCSPCQRECERTAFSFYCAVREQLPVWLLEEMRSMEVFCWDNGSPRAFLPSEALLYATVHDHQDYARYLLNRYSVGALRAPACSFCCCPGSGAPHLSVAVRYNRVAVLGMVMEALKDCGGPAQRREYLDGRGGCLHAADAGKTAVQLAVELSHPECLLQLLVHGARPDGLEVALQRLVSCLVPERQQAQRCLDFLLLFLAKPPPLPCLRDEPQRWQGLLGNRVFSWLCGLAPSPLLLQALRCLAQSGSDRITSLPDFLQPHS, encoded by the exons ATGGAGCTGCATGAGGGCGGAGCGCCGCATAGTTTCCAGGCTATAAAAGTGTGCGGGAATGAGCGAGAAGTTTGGACTCTAGAAACACACCAGCTGTTCCTCCAGTCTTCTCAGGGAGACGCGACCCGTTTTCTTCCGCCGGAAGCAGA TCTGCTGTGCGCGGTGATGCCGTGGCTGCggtcctcttcctcttcctcctcctcctccgagCAGTGCCTCTCCTGCTCGCCGTGTCAGCGGGAGTGTGAGCGGACGGCGTTCTCCTTCTACTGCGCGGTGCGGGAGCAGCTCCCGGTCTGGCTGCTGGAGGAGATGCGCAGCATGGAGGTGTTCTGCTGGGACAACGGAAGCCCGAGAGCCTTCCTGCCGTCTGAAGCCCTTCTGTACGCTACAGTGCACGACCACCAGGACTATGCGCGCTACCTCCTCAACAGGTACTCGGTGGGCGCGCTCCGAGCCCCGGCCTGCAGCTTCTGCTGCTGCCCCGGCAGCGGCGCGCCTCACCTGAGCGTGGCGGTGCGCTACAACCGCGTGGCCGTCCTCGGCATGGTGATGGAGGCGCTGAAGGACTGCGGCGGCCCGGCCCAGCGCAGGGAGTACCTGGACGGCCGCGGCGGCTGCCTTCACGCCGCGGACGCGGGGAAGACCGCGGTGCAGCTGGCGGTGGAGCTGTCGCATCCCGAGtgcctgctgcagctgctggtccaCGGCGCTCGGCCCGACGGCCTCGAGGTGGCGCTGCAGAGGTTGGTGTCGTGCTTGGTCCCGGAGCGGCAGCAGGCGCAGCGGTGCCTCgacttcctgctgctgtttctggcCAAGCCGCCGCCGCTGCCGTGCCTGCGGGACGAGCCGCAGCGCTGGCAGGGGCTGCTGGGGAACAGGGTGTTCAGCTGGCTCTGCGGCCTGGCCCCCTCCCCCCTGCTGCTGCAGGCGCTCCGGTGTCTGGCCCAGTCCGGATCAGACCGCATCACTTCGCTGCCGGACTTCCTGCAGCCGCACAGCTGA